The Coregonus clupeaformis isolate EN_2021a chromosome 13, ASM2061545v1, whole genome shotgun sequence genome includes a region encoding these proteins:
- the nccrp1 gene encoding F-box only protein 50 isoform X2 — translation MLLCWFLSISLSLGALNTTSQGVSQDSPPPERELTGFPPEGPPRSEPEGDYTGWTTSREDLGYDASGVPPGVTICYLPNYSWFTLEQRVDLKAEGVWDELLDGFQPDIVIKDWYEESQLHESIYQLRVRLLGADGQTVISEHTVSPTEELSEYSHNWKEVSHVFSGYGPGVRYVHFLHRLKNKFMVEFFPTLVTGSTVLVKPSKFSQ, via the exons ATGCTGCTCTGCTGGTTCCTTTCCATCTCACTTTCCCTCGGGGCCTTAAACACTACAAGccaag GTGTGAGTCAGGACTCCCCTCCTCCCGAGCGTGAACTGACAGGGTTTCCTCCAGAAGGACCTCCTCGCTCTGAACCAGAGG GTGACTATACCGGCTGGACCACCAGCAGAGAGGACCTTGGTTATGACGCCAGCGGCGTACCACCGGGTGTCACCATCTGTTACCTGCCTAACTACAG CTGGTTTACCTTGGAGCAGAGAGTGGACCTGAAGGCTGAGGGAGTATGGGACGAGCTGTTGGATGGTTTCCAACCTGACATCGTCATCAAAGACTG GTATGAGGAGAGCCAACTGCACGAGTCCATCTACCAGCTGCGGGTCAGATTGCTGGGAGCAGATGGACAGACAGTCATCTCAGAGCACACCGTGAGCCCCACTGAGGAGCTTAGTGAATACTCCCACAACTGGAAAGAG GTGTCCCATGTGTTCTCAGGCTACGGGCCTGGGGTGAGGTATGTCCACTTCCTCCATAGACTGAAGAACAAGTTCATGGTGGAGTTCTTCCCCACCCTGGTCACAGGAAGTACTGTCCTTGTCAAGCCAAGCAAATTCAGCCAATAG
- the nccrp1 gene encoding F-box only protein 50 isoform X1 has translation MATNEWKKRCETEWNIKDISLPDSVDWKFVYEAKPFGRNLLRNPAPHGVSQDSPPPERELTGFPPEGPPRSEPEGDYTGWTTSREDLGYDASGVPPGVTICYLPNYSWFTLEQRVDLKAEGVWDELLDGFQPDIVIKDWYEESQLHESIYQLRVRLLGADGQTVISEHTVSPTEELSEYSHNWKEVSHVFSGYGPGVRYVHFLHRLKNKFMVEFFPTLVTGSTVLVKPSKFSQ, from the exons ATGGCGACTAATGAATGGAAAAAAAGATGCGAGACAGAGTGGAATATCAAAGACATTTCGCTGCCGGACAGTGTGGATTGGAAGTTCGTCTACGAAGCGAAGCCGTTCGGTCGAAATTTGTTGAGGAATCCTGCGCCTCACG GTGTGAGTCAGGACTCCCCTCCTCCCGAGCGTGAACTGACAGGGTTTCCTCCAGAAGGACCTCCTCGCTCTGAACCAGAGG GTGACTATACCGGCTGGACCACCAGCAGAGAGGACCTTGGTTATGACGCCAGCGGCGTACCACCGGGTGTCACCATCTGTTACCTGCCTAACTACAG CTGGTTTACCTTGGAGCAGAGAGTGGACCTGAAGGCTGAGGGAGTATGGGACGAGCTGTTGGATGGTTTCCAACCTGACATCGTCATCAAAGACTG GTATGAGGAGAGCCAACTGCACGAGTCCATCTACCAGCTGCGGGTCAGATTGCTGGGAGCAGATGGACAGACAGTCATCTCAGAGCACACCGTGAGCCCCACTGAGGAGCTTAGTGAATACTCCCACAACTGGAAAGAG GTGTCCCATGTGTTCTCAGGCTACGGGCCTGGGGTGAGGTATGTCCACTTCCTCCATAGACTGAAGAACAAGTTCATGGTGGAGTTCTTCCCCACCCTGGTCACAGGAAGTACTGTCCTTGTCAAGCCAAGCAAATTCAGCCAATAG